Proteins co-encoded in one Pocillopora verrucosa isolate sample1 chromosome 1, ASM3666991v2, whole genome shotgun sequence genomic window:
- the LOC131769054 gene encoding uncharacterized protein, translating to METVSGIPLVDFSAMSVEHEMVSSYSDDQVLEIARQIHQAFSTVGFVYLKNHGISQNTVDGTFAVMDKFFTLSKNLKNKYGKKGELDSNGWEALGREITDPTKPGDLKESFDISAFDDKKFHWPTEVPELQSAVKSLFDLLSHLGDRVLSAMAIGLGLPADVFKSYYKDVGTRNGTALLRFNYYPRITDIEHIKPGQIRCGEHTDYGGITLLFQDDAGGLEVVNREKKFVPATPIQGTILVNIADLMQRWTADKFVSTVHRVIIPEEELKRRTPRRSVAFFYDPDWNAKITCLDGSNKYPPIKCSKYVSQVMTGTFSF from the exons ATGGAGACCGTTTCAGGGATACCCCTGGTCGACTTTTCTGCCATGAGCGTTGAACACGAAATGGTATCATCATATTCAGATGACCAAGTGCTAGAGATAGCGAGGCAGATCCACCAAGCTTTCAGCACTGTTGGATTTGTTTACCTAAAAAATCATGGAATCTCGCAAAACACG GTCGATGGAACGTTCGCTGTCATGGACAAATTTTTTACACTTAGTAAAAACCTCAAAAACAAGTATGGAAAGAAGGGCGAGTTGGACTCAAATGGATGGGAAGCTTTGGGAAGAGAAAT CACTGACCCAACAAAGCCAGGTGACCTAAAAGAATCTTTTGATATCAGTGCTTTTGACGACAAGAAATTT CATTGGCCAACAGAAGTTCCAGAGCTCCAATCAGCAGTTAAAAGCCTCTTTGATCTTCTTAGTCATCTTGGAGATAGGGTGCTGAGTGCAATGGCTATTGGCCTTGGTTTG CCCGCAGATGTCTTTAAGAGTTATTACAAAGATGTTGGAACACGCAATGGAACAGCTCTTCTGCGCTTCAATTATTACCCAAGAATAACTGACATTGAACACATAAAGCCTGGTCAAATACGATGTGGAGAGCACACTGACTATGGTGGAATAACTCTCCTATTCCAGGATGATGCAGGAGGACTGGAG GTTGTCAACAGAGAGAAGAAGTTTGTCCCTGCAACTCCAATTCAGGGTACAATACTTGTCAACATTGCAGACTTGATGCAAAGATGGACTGCAGATAAATTTGTGTCAACG GTTCACAGAGTCATAATTCCAGAGGAGGAGCTCAAGCGAAGAACCCCTAGACGTTCTGTTGCATTCTTTTATGATCCTGACTGGAATGCTAAGATTACTTGCTTGGATGGTTCAAACAAATATCCACCAATCAAATGTAGCAAATACGTCTCGCAAGTCATGACAGGCACTTTCAGCTTCTAA